A single window of Zea mays cultivar B73 chromosome 10, Zm-B73-REFERENCE-NAM-5.0, whole genome shotgun sequence DNA harbors:
- the LOC103641150 gene encoding cytochrome b2, mitochondrial: protein MQKRQERAPHVFILLSHPPFLAPTHCHCTCVVLCCVLQEEEEEEEQVLRSLPARVTTSIYGGDHQAFAKQKLPKMAYDYYASGAEDEWTLQENREAFSRILSSG, encoded by the exons ATGCAGAAGCGCCAAGAGCGAGCGCCTCATGTCTTTATATTGCTCTCACACCCTCCGTTTCTCGCTCCCACCCACTGCCACTGTACTTGTGTTGTGTTGTGTTGTGTGCTGCAAGAagaagaggaggaggaagagCAGGTGCTGAGAAGCCTACCGGCGCGCGTTACGACAAGCATATATGGGGGAGATCACCAAGCCTTCGCGAAGCAGAAGCTTCCGAAGATGGCCTACGACTACTACGCGTCCGGCGCCGAGGACGAGTGGACGCTGCAGGAGAACAGGGAGGCCTTCTCCAGGATCTT GAGCAGCGGTTGA
- the LOC118473512 gene encoding RING-H2 finger protein ATL67-like, translating into MERPTVRSGRPSVSSMTARRQLSNLGLGYSIAIALGFLILFASFLLAFYFCFGRGGDYWAGEAVTTASSSGHLSITVPRVLFVAEGSESPEDDAYPSSSAAAACSPVGLDAAAIASYPKVAFSSRAAEANAMCSICLSEYRDGETLRVMPECRHGFHVACLDAWLSRSASCPVCRSSPVPTPNATPLATPLSELVPLSQYAADRRRRR; encoded by the coding sequence ATGGAGCGCCCAACCGTCCGTTCCGGCCGCCCCTCGgtcagctccatgacggcacgacGTCAGCTCTCCAACCTGGGCCTCGGCTACTCCATCGCCATCGCGCTCGGCTTCCTCATCCTGTTCGCCTCCTTCCTGCTGGCTTTCTACTTCTGCTTCGGCCGCGGCGGGGACTACTGGGCCGGGGAAGCAGTCACCACGGCGTCCAGCTCCGGCCACCTCTCCATCACCGTCCCGCGCGTGCTCTTCGTCGCGGAGGGGTCCGAGTCCCCCGAAGACGACGCTTacccctcctcctccgccgccgcgGCCTGCTCCCCCGtcgggctcgacgcggccgctatCGCTTCCTACCCCAAGGTCGCCTTCTCCAGCAGGGCCGCCGAGGCCAACGCCATGTGCTCCATCTGCCTCAGCGAGTACAGGGACGGCGAGACGCTGCGCGTGATGCCCGAGTGCAGGCACGGCTTCCACGTCGCGTGCCTCGACGCCTGGCTGAGCCGGAGCGCGTCCTGTCCCGTCTGCAGGTCCTCTCCCGTCCCGACGCCCAATGCCACGCCGCTCGCCACGCCGCTCTCCGAGCTCGTCCCGCTCTCGCAGTACGCCGCCGACCGGAGGCGCCGCAGGTGA